From Brevibacillus marinus, a single genomic window includes:
- a CDS encoding tetraprenyl-beta-curcumene synthase family protein codes for MYRVYRHVNPRLERDFSAWYRRAEQIPDPELRKQALASMNSKKFHCQGGAVYAAQVPSQIHTLVPLIVAYQTISDYLDNLCDRSTSLDPADFRQLHLSMQDALTPGAPLRDYYCYRQEKDDGGFLADLVRSCQEKVAALPAYPLVQQRVLELSCLYSDLQVYKHVAHDQREEQLFAWWERYRPHYPQLYWQEFAAVTGSTIGIFALFCLATDPALSEQEVQAVDSAYFPWICGLHILLDYLIDLEEDRVGGDLNFVSYYRSDQEATERLSYFFEQAKASVRHLPNPVFHRLIVNGLVAFYLVDRKVNRRQPQIYTIAKQLMRRANNMSTLFFYLNGLLVRR; via the coding sequence ATGTACCGGGTGTACCGCCACGTCAACCCTCGACTGGAGCGGGATTTTTCCGCTTGGTACCGCCGGGCTGAGCAGATACCTGATCCGGAACTGCGCAAACAGGCACTGGCCAGCATGAACAGCAAAAAGTTTCACTGCCAGGGAGGAGCGGTCTACGCAGCGCAAGTACCTTCCCAGATACATACTCTCGTTCCGCTGATCGTGGCCTATCAGACGATCAGCGACTACCTGGACAACTTGTGCGACCGCAGCACCTCGCTTGACCCGGCTGACTTTCGCCAGCTTCACTTGTCCATGCAGGACGCGCTTACGCCGGGAGCGCCGCTGCGTGACTATTACTGCTATCGGCAGGAGAAGGATGATGGCGGGTTTTTGGCGGATCTGGTGCGCAGCTGTCAGGAGAAAGTGGCGGCGCTGCCCGCTTACCCGTTGGTGCAGCAGCGCGTGCTGGAACTTTCTTGTCTGTACAGCGATTTACAGGTCTACAAGCACGTCGCTCACGACCAGCGTGAGGAGCAGCTGTTCGCCTGGTGGGAGCGGTACCGCCCGCATTATCCCCAGCTGTACTGGCAGGAATTCGCCGCGGTGACCGGCTCGACGATCGGCATTTTTGCCCTGTTTTGTCTGGCGACCGACCCCGCGCTGAGCGAACAGGAGGTGCAGGCTGTCGATTCGGCCTACTTTCCCTGGATCTGCGGCCTGCACATCCTGCTCGACTACCTGATCGACCTGGAAGAGGACCGCGTCGGCGGTGACCTCAACTTTGTCAGCTACTACCGCAGTGACCAGGAGGCGACGGAGCGGCTGAGCTATTTCTTCGAGCAGGCAAAAGCAAGCGTCCGCCATCTGCCCAATCCCGTCTTTCATCGGTTGATCGTGAATGGTCTGGTCGCCTTCTACCTGGTCGATCGCAAGGTGAACCGGCGGCAGCCGCAAATCTATACCATCGCCAAACAGTTGATGAGGCGGGCCAACAACATGTCGACGCTCTTTTTCTACCTCAACGGCCTGTTGGTGCGGCGTTAG
- a CDS encoding DUF5325 family protein, producing MTRYQVVTLGYAVGVAASLIGVGIAIGERSIAFVILFLLTATLLMGAGFRYKKKHLR from the coding sequence ATGACCCGCTATCAAGTTGTCACATTGGGCTATGCGGTCGGCGTCGCCGCCAGTTTGATCGGCGTAGGGATTGCCATCGGCGAACGAAGCATCGCGTTTGTCATCTTGTTCCTATTGACCGCCACCCTGCTGATGGGCGCCGGATTTCGCTACAAAAAGAAACACCTGCGCTAA